From Carassius gibelio isolate Cgi1373 ecotype wild population from Czech Republic chromosome B23, carGib1.2-hapl.c, whole genome shotgun sequence, the proteins below share one genomic window:
- the troap gene encoding uncharacterized protein troap isoform X1, producing the protein MASFNPLRPQNRSQQDQAGILKNLELKTKSASSKRGSENLDPNASGETGKGVGKLKGISRLPVLAKSLQPALSELSQNPSHNSWEQRPFTSKAQKKRTCTKPVPFNLSKSRTQSQRNTRDPQGKAPVMPSTRLTPGAKVMNLNPSAKTETPSHKATTPGVLRAQANKSQRLQPGSHYEFMALNKDSTDVHPLSHESGCCSDTDLSSRFGSITLIQSKFPEDPGLSHLCKTSLSKVDVNSDNQAPKDKHCFPSTTQRHVITEAVHSVLPCEGSGAVGAQCMMPRLSTCPPGPGSSNNLPQRVVKKSHGIDVTTDKAGQFSPDPSALRSILQSDGTRLGEHVGATPRASACPTGRGTSIYSAQRVPAKKTQKEAPPEAKSPTGSAFSSDPSALRAILQINGATPHATTGLTGRATSVYSAQRVPVRKPKMDESAAVKAPAGSAVSFSPDPMALRSILLNEGVRAGGATPRVSTCPTGRGTSFYSAQRVPVKKNKPEAVAAATSSQCAVRTPVMKWTPQRVAKSKPQSMRKLCTTQKMSSLRGSPGLRESHDPSTGLLVCQEGEDVVQRLFEDQEQMDDDQTGQDDVTSRQLLNSHQTTEAQSTIKDNSDSNHCHTENEDKKTVQPFIQAAHRGSVIVFSSSQRLGSDQSQDPLKNPGISGPLQLCLGQFTSHNALPLQSGQSNGSQINPSLDQPKQSQSKAPAVKRSTAMSSLRRRHTPLEEMFLDDECATYTSRLLSCPLQPRCGNPVAATLLLQESTCFLPIGLSSPVRPSPVPSGSFIRA; encoded by the exons ATGGCGTCCTTTAACCCTCTGAGACCCCAGAACAGAAGTCAGCAGGATCAAGCAGG GATCTTGAAGAATCTGGAGTTGAAGACAAAAAGTGCTTCCTCTAAAAGAGGATCTGAAAATTTGGACCCCAATGCTTCTGGTGAAACTGGAAAAGGAGTCGGTAAACTCAAAGGCATCAGCAGGCTTCCTGTTCTTGCCAAGTCTCTGCAACCAGCACTAAGTGAGCTCTCCCAAAACCCCAGTCACAACAGCTGGGAACAGAGGCCTTTTACA AGTAAAGCTCAGAAAAAAAGGACCTGCACCAAACCTGTTCCTTTCAATTTGTCCAAGTCACGCACACAGAGTCAGAGAAACACAAGGGATCCCCAGGGAAAAGCACCCGTCATGCCTTCTACCCGACTAACACCAGGGGCAAAAGTGATGAACTTGAATCCAAGTGCCAAAACTGAAACTCCAAGCCATAAAGCTACAACACCAGGTGTCCTCAGGGCTCAGGCCAACAAATCACAGCGACTGCAGCCTGGCAGTCATTACGAATTCATGGCATTAAATAAAGACTCCACTGATGTTCACCCACTTTCACATGAATCCGGATGCTGTAGTGACACCGATTTAAGTTCACGTTTTGGTAGCATCACTCTTATTCAATCTAAGTTTCCTGAAGACCCAGGTTTGAGTCATTTATGTAAAACGTCACTCAGTAAAGTAGATGTTAATTCTGATAATCAAGCACCAAAGGACAAGCACTGTTTCCCATCAACAACACAAAGACATGTAATCACTGAAG CTGTGCACAGTGTCCTCCCATGTGAGGGATCAGGTGCTGTTGGAGCACAATGTATGATGCCACGTTTATCTACCTGCCCCCCTGGACCAGGAAGCTCCAATAATCTG CCTCAAAGAGTTGTGAAGAAGAGTCATGGCATTGATGTCACCACAG ACAAGGCTGGGCAGTTTTCTCCTGACCCTTCAGCGTTACGTAGTATTCTTCAGAGTGATGGAACGAGACTGGGGGAGCATGTTGGAGCAACACCCAGAGCATCAGCCTGTCCTACTGGCAGAGGAACCTCTATTTATTCT GCTCAAAGAGTACCTGCCAAAAAGACTCAAAAAGAAGCTCCACCAGAGGCCAAAAGCCCTACAG GAAGTGCCTTCTCTTCTGATCCATCAGCACTCCGTGCTATTCTGCAGATCAATGGAGCAACACCTCATGCAACGACCGGCCTTACGGGCAGAGCAACTTCTGTTTACTCT GCTCAAAGAGTGCCAGTTAGGAAGCCTAAAATGGATGAATCAGCAGCTGTCAAAGCTCCTGCAG GAAGTGCTGTGTCCTTCTCGCCTGACCCGATGGCCCTGCGCAGTATTCTACTAAATGAAGGTGTGAGGGCTGGTGGAGCAACACCCAGAGTTTCCACCTGTCCCACTGGCAGAGGAACCTCCTTTTATTCT GCCCAGAGAGTCCCAGTGAAAAAGAATAAGCCTGAAGCTGTGGCAGCAGCAACATCATCTCAGT GTGCAGTTAGAACACCAGTGATGAAGTGGACACCGCAGCGGGTCGCAAAATCAAAACCACAGTCAATG AGGAAGCTTTGTACTACCCAAAAGATGTCCAGTTTAAGGGGCTCCCCAGGTTTGCGTGAATCTCATGACCCAAGCACTGGACTCTTGGTGTGCCAGGAG GGGGAGGATGTCGTTCAAAGGTTATTTGAGGACCAGGAGCAGATGGATGATGACCAGACAGGCCAAGATGACGTCACTTCACGACAGTTACTGAACAGCCACCAAACT ACTGAAGCACAGTCAACAATTAAAGATAATTCTGATTCAAATCATTGTCACACTGAGAACGAAGACAAGAAAACAGTCCAGCCTTTCATACAAGCAGCACACAGAGGGTCAGTCATTGTTTTCTCATCAAGCCAAAGACTTGGATCAGACCAGTCTCAGGATCCCCTGAAGAATCCTGGGATAAGTGGCCCTCTGCAGCTCTGTTTAGGCCAGTTTACATCTCATAATGCTCTACCACTGCAATCAGGCCAAAGCAATGGATCACAGATCAATCCCAGCTTAGACCAGCCTAAACAAAGCCAATCTAAAG CTCCTGCTGTCAAGCGGTCTACCGCTATGTCTTCTCTGCGGCGGCGTCATACTCCTCTAGAGGAGATGTTTCTGGACGATGAATGTGCTACGTACACCTCTCGCCTGCTGTCCTGCCCACTGCAGCCCCGCTGTGGCAACCCGGTGGCCGCCACACTTCTGTTACAAGAATCTACT TGTTTTTTACCCATTGGCCTGTCTTCTCCTGTACGTCCAAGTCCTGTACCTTCAGGTTCCTTTATCAGAGCATAA
- the troap gene encoding uncharacterized protein troap isoform X2, whose amino-acid sequence MASFNPLRPQNRSQQDQAGILKNLELKTKSASSKRGSENLDPNASGETGKGVGKLKGISRLPVLAKSLQPALSELSQNPSHNSWEQRPFTSKAQKKRTCTKPVPFNLSKSRTQSQRNTRDPQGKAPVMPSTRLTPGAKVMNLNPSAKTETPSHKATTPGVLRAQANKSQRLQPGSHYEFMALNKDSTDVHPLSHESGCCSDTDLSSRFGSITLIQSKFPEDPGLSHLCKTSLSKVDVNSDNQAPKDKHCFPSTTQRHVITEAVHSVLPCEGSGAVGAQCMMPRLSTCPPGPGSSNNLPQRVVKKSHGIDVTTDKAGQFSPDPSALRSILQSDGTRLGEHVGATPRASACPTGRGTSIYSAQRVPAKKTQKEAPPEAKSPTGSAFSSDPSALRAILQINGATPHATTGLTGRATSVYSAQRVPVRKPKMDESAAVKAPAGSAVSFSPDPMALRSILLNEGVRAGGATPRVSTCPTGRGTSFYSAQRVPVKKNKPEAVAAATSSQCAVRTPVMKWTPQRVAKSKPQSMRKLCTTQKMSSLRGSPGLRESHDPSTGLLVCQEGEDVVQRLFEDQEQMDDDQTGQDDVTSRQLLNSHQTTEAQSTIKDNSDSNHCHTENEDKKTVQPFIQAAHRGSVIVFSSSQRLGSDQSQDPLKNPGISGPLQLCLGQFTSHNALPLQSGQSNGSQINPSLDQPKQSQSKARCALIGRLSSAL is encoded by the exons ATGGCGTCCTTTAACCCTCTGAGACCCCAGAACAGAAGTCAGCAGGATCAAGCAGG GATCTTGAAGAATCTGGAGTTGAAGACAAAAAGTGCTTCCTCTAAAAGAGGATCTGAAAATTTGGACCCCAATGCTTCTGGTGAAACTGGAAAAGGAGTCGGTAAACTCAAAGGCATCAGCAGGCTTCCTGTTCTTGCCAAGTCTCTGCAACCAGCACTAAGTGAGCTCTCCCAAAACCCCAGTCACAACAGCTGGGAACAGAGGCCTTTTACA AGTAAAGCTCAGAAAAAAAGGACCTGCACCAAACCTGTTCCTTTCAATTTGTCCAAGTCACGCACACAGAGTCAGAGAAACACAAGGGATCCCCAGGGAAAAGCACCCGTCATGCCTTCTACCCGACTAACACCAGGGGCAAAAGTGATGAACTTGAATCCAAGTGCCAAAACTGAAACTCCAAGCCATAAAGCTACAACACCAGGTGTCCTCAGGGCTCAGGCCAACAAATCACAGCGACTGCAGCCTGGCAGTCATTACGAATTCATGGCATTAAATAAAGACTCCACTGATGTTCACCCACTTTCACATGAATCCGGATGCTGTAGTGACACCGATTTAAGTTCACGTTTTGGTAGCATCACTCTTATTCAATCTAAGTTTCCTGAAGACCCAGGTTTGAGTCATTTATGTAAAACGTCACTCAGTAAAGTAGATGTTAATTCTGATAATCAAGCACCAAAGGACAAGCACTGTTTCCCATCAACAACACAAAGACATGTAATCACTGAAG CTGTGCACAGTGTCCTCCCATGTGAGGGATCAGGTGCTGTTGGAGCACAATGTATGATGCCACGTTTATCTACCTGCCCCCCTGGACCAGGAAGCTCCAATAATCTG CCTCAAAGAGTTGTGAAGAAGAGTCATGGCATTGATGTCACCACAG ACAAGGCTGGGCAGTTTTCTCCTGACCCTTCAGCGTTACGTAGTATTCTTCAGAGTGATGGAACGAGACTGGGGGAGCATGTTGGAGCAACACCCAGAGCATCAGCCTGTCCTACTGGCAGAGGAACCTCTATTTATTCT GCTCAAAGAGTACCTGCCAAAAAGACTCAAAAAGAAGCTCCACCAGAGGCCAAAAGCCCTACAG GAAGTGCCTTCTCTTCTGATCCATCAGCACTCCGTGCTATTCTGCAGATCAATGGAGCAACACCTCATGCAACGACCGGCCTTACGGGCAGAGCAACTTCTGTTTACTCT GCTCAAAGAGTGCCAGTTAGGAAGCCTAAAATGGATGAATCAGCAGCTGTCAAAGCTCCTGCAG GAAGTGCTGTGTCCTTCTCGCCTGACCCGATGGCCCTGCGCAGTATTCTACTAAATGAAGGTGTGAGGGCTGGTGGAGCAACACCCAGAGTTTCCACCTGTCCCACTGGCAGAGGAACCTCCTTTTATTCT GCCCAGAGAGTCCCAGTGAAAAAGAATAAGCCTGAAGCTGTGGCAGCAGCAACATCATCTCAGT GTGCAGTTAGAACACCAGTGATGAAGTGGACACCGCAGCGGGTCGCAAAATCAAAACCACAGTCAATG AGGAAGCTTTGTACTACCCAAAAGATGTCCAGTTTAAGGGGCTCCCCAGGTTTGCGTGAATCTCATGACCCAAGCACTGGACTCTTGGTGTGCCAGGAG GGGGAGGATGTCGTTCAAAGGTTATTTGAGGACCAGGAGCAGATGGATGATGACCAGACAGGCCAAGATGACGTCACTTCACGACAGTTACTGAACAGCCACCAAACT ACTGAAGCACAGTCAACAATTAAAGATAATTCTGATTCAAATCATTGTCACACTGAGAACGAAGACAAGAAAACAGTCCAGCCTTTCATACAAGCAGCACACAGAGGGTCAGTCATTGTTTTCTCATCAAGCCAAAGACTTGGATCAGACCAGTCTCAGGATCCCCTGAAGAATCCTGGGATAAGTGGCCCTCTGCAGCTCTGTTTAGGCCAGTTTACATCTCATAATGCTCTACCACTGCAATCAGGCCAAAGCAATGGATCACAGATCAATCCCAGCTTAGACCAGCCTAAACAAAGCCAATCTAAAG ctaggtgtgctctgattggccgtctatccagtgcattgtga
- the phf8 gene encoding histone lysine demethylase PHF8 — translation MASVPVYCLCRLPYDVTRFMIECDVCQDWFHGSCVGVEEDKAADIDQYHCPNCQVTHGPSVMRKRRGAFKHSDAGVSRDSGRPVKTGSAQFVRELRSRTFPSADEVLLKPTGAQLTVEFLEERSFSVPVLVLRKDGLGMNLPPSSFSVSDVEHYIGADKEIDVIDVIRQADLKMKLGEFVEYYNSPNRDRVLNVISLEFSDTRLSNLVETPKIVRKLSWVENLWPEESIFERPNVQKYCLMGVKDSYTDFHIDFGGTSVWYHVLRGEKIFYLIRPTAANLSLFERWSSSSNQNELFFGDQVDMCYRCSLKQGNTLFIPTGWIHAVLTPVDCLAFGGNFLHSLNIDMQLRAYEIEKRLSTADLFRFPNFETVCWYVGKHLLDTFRGLRENRRHPATYLVHGAKALNNAFRSWTRKESLVEHEPEIPETIKTQQLVKDLAKEIRLVEDIFQQNIGRSGTPFGGSQGLPSPHPKAPLNTALTFSQHPGKKRGPKSKDGFGGGGVGPPGAKKKIQKGKEIKTEAGELDLLEIHTKHTLKKFQPGCKGKKSKLELPDDCLDDFEEKINKSKLKLVLTNGKIQGKKGRAGSANGAGSSLQQFQPHMATLSDFDSEDELQIDETPPPRRRPSLPSKKKLAGLPRKLPRAKPCSDPHRIREPGEVDFDIEEDYTTDEEMLTVQGVKGGAGGILDLLKASKQVAGLDSALSEEAPASPSTRDAIQGMLSMANPPSSSSSSSSSSSSPLSISGGGEMLGLMKEKGGRAGWISGVKKSEKKTTFQRPGKRPVKRPARHLSDEESLDEQETLGTCFKDSDYVYPSLESDEEDHVSKSKMKRKRNWDDTPWSPKARVTPTLPKQERPVREGARVASVETGLAAAAAKLAQQEQQKTITKRKYTKKKVPQEKGHSAAARLQREPDSAPVSPPLPSEPPVDCIVEERRVEVYSASLLDHEYTAGPGPFSPGGPRGSGAMAPGVFLTSRRPSLSPQNSSSYSPSAPSPGGLATSASALACQGKRPKKGLATAKQRLGKILKIHRNGKLLL, via the exons ATGGCCTCTGTTCCAGTTTACTGCCTGTGCCGTCTCCCTTACGATGTCACCCGGTTCATGATTGAGTGTGATGTTTGTCAGGACTGGTTTCATGGCAG ttGTGTTGGTGTAGAAGAAGACAAAGCAGCAGATATTGACCAGTATCACTGTCCTAACTGTCAGGTGACACATGGACCCTCTGTTA TGCGCAAACGTCGGGGGGCTTTTAAGCACTCTGATGCAGGAGTGAGCAGGGACTCAGGACGACCTGTGAAGACAGGCAGTGCTCAGTTTGTCAGGGAGCTACGCAGCCGCACTTTTCCCAG TGCTGATGAAGTCCTGCTGAAGCCGACTGGGGCCCAGCTCACAGTTGAGTTTCTAGAGGAGCGCTCCTTCAGCGTCCCAGTCCTGGTCCTCAGGAAAGATGGTCTGGGCATGAATTTGCCCCCGTCGTCTTTCTCTGTATCAGATGTAGAGCATTATATTG GTGCCGACAAGGAAATTGATGTGATTGATGTCATCCGCCAAGCAGACCTGAAGATGAAACTGGGAGAGTTCGTTGAGTACTACAACAGCCCAAACAGAGACCGAGTGCTCAATGTGATCAGCTTAGAGTTCTCAGACACCAG GTTGTCAAATCTAGTGGAGACACCAAAGATTGTGAGGAAGCTGTCATGGGTGGAGAACCTCTGGCCTGAGGAGTCTATTTTTGAGAGGCCTAATGTGCAGAAATACTGCCTGATGGGGGTGAAGGACAGTTACACAGACTTTCACATCGACTTTGGAGGAACCTCTGTGTGGTACCATGTACTCCGG GGTGAGAAGATCTTTTACCTCATTCGTCCCACTGCTGCTAACCTGTCGCTTTTTGAGCGCTGGAGTTCATCCTCCAATCAGAATGAGCTGTTTTTTGGGGACCAGGTAGACATGTGCTACAGATGTTCACTTAAGCAAGGAAACACTCTCTTCATCCCAACAG GATGGATTCATGCTGTTTTGACCCCTGTGGACTGTCTGGCGTTTGGAGGAAATTTTCTACACAGCCTCAACATTGACATGCAGCTTCG AGCGTATGAAATAGAAAAGCGACTGAGCACAGCAGACTTGTTCAGGTTTCCAAACTTTGAGACCGTGTGCTGGTATGTTGGCAAGCATCTGCTGGACACCTTCAGAG GTCTAAGAGAGAATCGACGGCATCCTGCCACGTACTTGGTCCATGGAGCTAAAGCTCTCAATAATGCTTTCCGCAGCTGGACACGGAAGGAA TCCCTGGTTGAACATGAACCTGAGATACCGGAGACTATAAAGACTCAGCAGTTAGTGAAGGATCTGGCAAAGGAGATACGCCTGGTTGAG GATATCTTTCAGCAGAACATCGGAAGGAGTGGGACACCGTTTGGTGGCTCTCAGGGTCTTCCCTCTCCACACCCCAAAGCTCCATTAAACACAGCCCTCACTTTTAGCCAGCACCCTGGTAAAAAGAGAGGCCCCAAGTCGAAGGATGGATTTGGAGGAGGGGGTGTAGGCCCCCCAGGAGCTAAGAAAAAGATCCAAAAAGGCAAAGAGATAAAAACAGAAGCCGGAGAGCTGGACCTGCTGGAGATTCACACTAAACACACGCTCAAGAAGTTCCAGCCAGGGTGCAAAGGAAAAAAGAGCAAG CTTGAGCTGCCTGATGACTGTCTAGATGATTTTGAAGAGAAGATCAACAAGAGCAAGCTTAAGCTTGTGCTGACTAATGGAAAGATACAAGG GAAGAAGGGTCGTGCTGGCAGTGCAAATGGAGCCGGGAGTTCACTTCAACAGTTCCAGCCCCACATGGCTACTTTGTCTGACTTTGATTCAGAAGACGAGCTTCAGATTGATGAAACCCCTCCGCCTCGCCGCAGACCTTCTCTGCCTAGCAAGAAGAAATTAGCTG GTCTACCAAGGAAACTACCTCGGGCCAAACCATGCAGTGACCCCCACAGAATCCGTGAGCCAGGAGAAGTGGACTTTGATATTGAG GAGGATTACACCACAGATGAGGAGATGCTTACAGTGCAAGGTGTAAaaggtggagcaggtgggatttTAGACTTGCTCAAGGCAAGCAAACAGGTGGCGGGTCTCGATTCTGCACTGAG TGAGGAAGCACCAGCCTCCCCCAGCACTCGTGATGCTATCCAGGGCATGCTCTCGATGGCCAACCCTCCATCttcttcctcatcttcctcatcttcatcctcctctcCTCTGTCCATATCTGGAGGAGGTGAGATGCTGGGGCTTATGAAGGAGAAAGGAGGGAGAGCTGGGTGGATAAGTGGAGTCAAGAAGAGCGAGAAGAAGACCACATTTCAGAGGCCAGGAAAACGGCCCGTTAAACGTCCAGCAAGGCATCTCAGTGACGAAGAAAGCTTGGATGAACAGGAGACCCTGGGTACCTGTTTTAAAGACTCTGATTATG TGTATCCATCACTAGAATCTGACGAGGAGGATCATGTTAGCAAGtctaaaatgaaaagaaagcGAAACTGGGATGATACACCCTGGAGTCCTAAAG CCCGTGTGACGCCTACACTGCCCAAGCAGGAGCGACCGGTGAGGGAGGGTGCAAGGGTGGCATCTGTAGAAACGGGGCTTGCAGCTGCTGCCGCCAAACTGGCACAACAG GAACAGCAGAAAACAATAACCAAGAGAAAATACACCAAGAAGAAGGTCCCTCAAGAGAAAGGACATTCTGCAGCTGCCCGACTCCAGCGCGAGCCGGACTCTGCACCCGTGTCTCCTCCTCTGCCCTCTGAGCCTCCTGTGGACTGCATCGTTGAGGAGAGGAGAGTGGAGGTGTACTCGGCCAGCCTGCTGGACCACGAGTACACCGCAGGACCAGGTCCGTTCAGCCCAGGGGGCCCAAGAGGAAGCGGTGCCATGGCCCCTGGCGTGTTCCTGACTTCAAGACGCCCGTCACTCTCTCCCCAAAACAGCAGCAGCTACTCTCCCTCTGCCCCTTCACCCGGAGGCCTGGCTACTTCAGCATCAGCACTAGCATGTCAAG GAAAACGTCCAAAGAAAGGACTTGCTACAGCTAAACAGAGACTGGGAAAGATTCTGAAAATACACCGAAACGGCAAGCTTCTCCTGTAG